Within Streptomyces roseirectus, the genomic segment GGGTGGTCGTCCGGCGCGTAGGACCAGATCAGGGCGTCGAGTTCGCCCGGCGCCCAGTCCGCGAGCACGCGCGCGTTGGCGAGCGTCGCGTCGACCTTCGCGCGGTTGCGGATGATGCCGGGGTCGGCGAGGAGGCGGGTGCGGTCGGCGTCGGTGAAGGCGGCCACCTTGGTGATCTCGAAGCCGCTGAAGGCCGTCCGGAAGGTGGGGCGGCGGCGCAGGATCGTGATCCAGGAGAGGCCGGACTGGAAGGCTTCCAGGCTGAGGCGTTCGAAGAGGGCGTCGTCGCCGTGGACCGGGCGGCCCCACTCGTCGTCGTGGTAGGCGACGTAGTCCGGCGTGGACAGGGCCCAGGGGCAGCGCAGGACGCCGTCGGGGCCGGCGAGGGCGTCGGTCACCGGGGGTCGTCCTCCGGCTTCTCGACGGAGACGCGGGGGGCCGTCAGCGCGGCCTCCAGGTCGGCGATGCGGGCGTCCCGTTCGGCGAGTTCGGCGGCGAGGCGGCCGAGCGCGTCGTCCACGTCGGACATGCGGTAGCCGCGCGCGGCGAGCGGGAAGCGGAGGCTGTCGACGTCCGCGCGGGTGACCGGGCGGTCCCAGGGCAGCGGGTCGTGCAGCCGCTGCGGGGCCTCCTCCGGCAGCGGTCCTGTGCCCTCGCCGCCGCCCACGACGGCCAGCGTCACCGCGGCGACCACCACGGCGAGCGCGATGACCAGGAACAAGAACATAACCATCGGCGGGCCCCCGCTCGGAGTCGGACGTGTCTGGCTCCGATCGTGCCATGCGGGTCCGACAGTTAGGGTCTCAGGCGGCGGATGTCCCGCACGCACTAGGAGAGGTCACAGGGGATGCTCAGGCTGGGCAGGCGTGAATTCGGTACGCACGAGCCGGTGATCATGGCGATCGTCAACCGGACCCCCGACTCCTTCTACGACCAGGGCGCGACCTACGACGACGCCCCGGCGCTCGCGCGCGTGGAGCGGGCGATCGCCGAGGGCGCCGCGATCGTCGACATCGGCGGCGTCAAGGCGGGGCCCGGCGAGGAGGTCACCGCCGACGAGGAGGCCCGCCGGACGGTCGGGTTCGTCGCCGAGGTCCGCCGCCGCTTCCCCGAGGTGATCATCAGCGTCGACACCTGGCGCGCGTCCGTCGGCGAGGCCGTCTGCGAGGCCGGCGCGGACCTCCTGAACGACGCCTGGGGCGGCGTGGACCCGGGTTTGGCGGAGGTCGCGGCGCGGTACGGCGTCGGCCTGGTCTG encodes:
- a CDS encoding DivIVA domain-containing protein, with amino-acid sequence MFLFLVIALAVVVAAVTLAVVGGGEGTGPLPEEAPQRLHDPLPWDRPVTRADVDSLRFPLAARGYRMSDVDDALGRLAAELAERDARIADLEAALTAPRVSVEKPEDDPR
- a CDS encoding DNA-3-methyladenine glycosylase I, which codes for MTDALAGPDGVLRCPWALSTPDYVAYHDDEWGRPVHGDDALFERLSLEAFQSGLSWITILRRRPTFRTAFSGFEITKVAAFTDADRTRLLADPGIIRNRAKVDATLANARVLADWAPGELDALIWSYAPDDHPTPKALADVPAVTDESKALAKALKKRGLRFVGPTTAYALMQACGLVDDHLADCGARG